A single window of Hyla sarda isolate aHylSar1 chromosome 2, aHylSar1.hap1, whole genome shotgun sequence DNA harbors:
- the LOC130355754 gene encoding protein spinster homolog 1-like — protein sequence MASPQDPLLKEEEEAMEDHSDMDVEKGDIPERQNLPSLSVMSTARSIITVVILAFVNLLIYANRSSVAGVLPYIQKAYDTNASLSGLLNTLFIGSYVLVAPIAGYLGDHCNKKYTVCTGVIVWLSMTLTLSFIPDGYFLLFLLTSGLVGAGEATFCTIAPSIIADLFTSDQRTRMLNVFYSVIPVGCGLGYIIGPKVTDAARGDWHWAFRVTPGLGLIAVALLILVTKELPRTTTNGKKNNKSQKFAKWATDLKKLFKNRSFMLTTMGSTAVSFIVGAIGVWGPSYLTHARTLLQEKDPCRAEPCDYHDILIFGVVTVVSGILGVVAGTEISKRYRKSNPRADPLVCGCAMMLSAPFLLLALTFGNISLVATNIFIFIGETLLSVNFTLISDIILKVVTPWRRSSALAVQMTIYHLLGDAGSPYLIGLISDTYERGYAKSPLLKYRSLEYALMTCTIMAVIGGAFFMATALYIERDEKEAEMESEPPSSSSSSLLPADEDRASD from the coding sequence atggcctctccacaagacccattgctgaaggaggaggaagaagcaatggaggaccatagtgatatggatgtagaaaagggcgatatccctgagaggcagaacctgccatctctaagcgtgatgtccaccgcacgttccattatcaccgtagtgatcctcgcctttgttaatttgctcatctatgcaaatcgctccagcgtggcgggggtgctgccttatatacagaaagcatatgacaccaatgctagtctgtccggcttattgaatacattgttcattggaagctacgtgctggtcgcaccaattgccggatatttgggcgaccactgtaataagaaatatactgtttgcacaggagtcatcgtttggctgagcatgacacttaccctgtcattcatccctgatgggtatttcctgctcttcctgctgacgagtggactggttggggccggagaggcgactttctgcaccatcgccccctccatcattgcagacctttttacaagtgaccagcggacccgcatgctgaacgtgttttactccgtcatacctgtaggctgcggactaggatacatcatcgggcccaaagtgactgatgcagcaaggggcgattggcactgggcatttcgggtcacccctggcctgggcctcatagctgtggctttgttgattttggtcacaaaggagcttccaagaacgactacaaacgggaagaagaacaacaaatcccagaagtttgccaaatgggcgacagatctgaaaaaactatttaaaaatcgaagcttcatgttaaccaccatgggatcgacggctgtatccttcatagtgggagccataggtgtatggggtccgtcatacctgacccacgcacgaacactcctacaagagaaggacccttgccgtgctgaaccgtgtgactatcatgacatcctaatatttggtgtggttacagtcgtttccggcattctgggagttgtagcagggacggagataagtaaaagatatcgcaaatccaacccacgggcggacccgcttgtgtgtggatgcgcgatgatgctctccgccccttttcttctgttggcattgacttttggcaacatcagcctcgttgccaccaacatcttcatcttcatcggagagacgcttctgtcagtaaatttcaccctcatatctgacattatactaaaagtagtaactccgtggaggagatcttcagccctggccgtgcagatgacaatctatcacctcctaggtgacgccggcagcccgtacctcatcggcttgatatctgacacctacgaacgaggatatgccaaatcccctcttctgaaataccgcagcctggagtatgccctcatgacctgcaccataatggcagtcatcggaggggccttcttcatggccacggccctatatatagagagggacgaaaaagaagcagagatggaatcagaacctccgtcatcctcctcctcctcactgcttcctgccgatgaggaccgcgcatcagactga